One Streptosporangium sp. NBC_01495 DNA window includes the following coding sequences:
- a CDS encoding LysR family transcriptional regulator, whose product MDVHLRDLRYFVAVAEELHFTRAAERLFVSQPALSKQIRVLERQLGFPLFERTPGGARLTPQGSALLPTAREMLQLWGTGLDAARQAAPSGTLVIGMQTSVGRNLQRETLRRFRERMPGWTVSLRLVSWDDPSGGLADGSSDVAFVWLPTPEGLAVRVLVRERRFAALPEGHPLAGRAEIDIDDLRDEPFISLPAASGPLRDFWLGLDVRDGAVVGAEAASADEVLEAVTSGLGVVLLAEGNAALYSRPGVVCRPVTGLPPAELAIAWRSTDHRPAVTAFLASLPALPASDTNATDTNAIDTDATVTDVDPG is encoded by the coding sequence GTGGACGTCCATCTGCGTGATCTCCGGTACTTCGTCGCCGTGGCCGAGGAGCTTCATTTCACCCGGGCGGCCGAGCGGCTGTTCGTCTCCCAGCCCGCGCTGTCCAAACAGATCCGCGTCCTGGAGCGGCAGCTCGGTTTCCCGCTGTTCGAGCGGACGCCGGGCGGTGCAAGGCTCACCCCGCAGGGCTCCGCGCTGCTGCCGACGGCGAGGGAGATGCTGCAACTCTGGGGTACGGGACTCGACGCGGCCCGCCAGGCGGCGCCGTCGGGCACCCTGGTGATCGGCATGCAGACGTCCGTGGGCAGGAACCTGCAGCGCGAGACGCTGCGCCGCTTCCGCGAGAGGATGCCCGGCTGGACGGTCTCCCTGCGCCTGGTCAGCTGGGACGATCCGAGCGGTGGCCTGGCCGACGGCAGCTCCGATGTCGCCTTCGTCTGGCTGCCCACGCCCGAGGGGCTCGCGGTCCGCGTCCTCGTCAGGGAGCGCAGGTTCGCCGCCCTGCCGGAAGGCCATCCCCTGGCCGGCCGGGCCGAGATCGACATCGACGACCTGCGCGACGAGCCGTTCATCTCGCTGCCCGCCGCGTCCGGTCCGCTGCGCGACTTCTGGCTGGGCCTGGACGTCCGCGACGGGGCCGTCGTGGGCGCCGAGGCCGCGTCCGCCGACGAGGTCCTGGAGGCGGTCACGAGCGGGCTCGGCGTGGTGCTGCTCGCCGAGGGCAACGCGGCCCTCTACTCCCGCCCGGGTGTCGTCTGCCGCCCCGTCACCGGCCTGCCGCCCGCGGAACTGGCCATCGCCTGGCGCTCCACCGACCACCGCCCCGCGGTCACGGCCTTCCTCGCCTCACTCCCCGCACTCCCCGCCTCCGACACGAACGCGACCGACACGAACGCGATCGACACGGACGCAACCGTCACGGACGTGGATCCCGGCTGA